From Pandoraea norimbergensis, the proteins below share one genomic window:
- the pepN gene encoding aminopeptidase N — protein sequence MLRTDIAGLIQRSDYTPPAYLIDTVQLDFDLAPDVTTVTSRLRVHRNPAGAGGDLELAGQGLQLVSLEVDGKPWSGYRTGEETLTVEAPPQAFELTLVTRCCPQENTSLMGLYVSGGNFFTQCEAEGFRKITYFLDRPDVMATYTVTLRADREAYPVLLANGNLIDKGDLPDGRHFAIWDDPFKKPSYLFALVAGRLVCREARIVAGDGREKLLQVWVQPQDLDKTEHAMDSLINSIRWDETRFGRVLDLDRFMIVAVSDFNMGAMENKGLNIFNTKYVLADAATATDDDFGNIEAVVGHEYFHNWTGNRVTCRDWFQLSLKEGLTVFRDQEFSADMMGSDSGRAVKRIDDVRVLRQAQFPEDAGPMAHPVRPESYVEINNFYTVTVYEKGAEVVRMYQTLLGRDGFRKGMDLYFERHDGQAVTCDDFRAAMADANQRDLTQFGRWYSQAGTPRVTVDATFDEAARTYTLTLTQRCPKVGVELHDSALVKQPFHIPFAVGLLDRDGRDMALRLAGESTDAPAATTRVLDFTQERQSFTFVDVDHTPMPSLLRGFSAPVIVEHEYTIDELAFLMGHDSDPFNRWEAGQRLATRQLLALVESIQMGQLPSVDSYVLEAFRQVLRDETLDPAFRAQALTLPAESYLGEQMSEIDPAAIHAARQYLRQRLAASLHTEWLAAYHNHRVPGAYRPDAASAGERALKNLALSYLMELSDAGVAQTARTQYDTADNMTDRFAALTALVQRGGAARDGDAAHGQNHAAEALDDFYQRFEHEALAIDKWFALQAMQRGDGSHCVIDAVRALMRHPAFTIKNPNRARSLIFSFCSGNPAQFHAADGSGYQYWAEQVLSLDALNPQVAARLARVLDRWRKYTPTLRDRMRDALQQVADHKALSKDVREIVEKALA from the coding sequence ATGCTCAGAACCGATATCGCTGGCCTTATTCAGCGCTCCGACTATACGCCTCCGGCGTACCTGATCGACACCGTCCAACTCGACTTCGACCTCGCTCCCGACGTCACCACCGTGACCAGCCGCCTGCGCGTGCATCGCAACCCGGCAGGCGCGGGTGGCGATCTCGAACTGGCCGGTCAGGGCCTGCAACTGGTGAGCCTCGAAGTCGACGGCAAGCCGTGGAGCGGCTACCGCACCGGCGAAGAGACGCTCACCGTCGAGGCACCGCCCCAAGCGTTCGAACTCACGCTCGTCACGCGTTGTTGCCCGCAGGAGAACACGTCGCTGATGGGCTTGTACGTGTCGGGCGGAAATTTCTTCACCCAATGCGAAGCCGAAGGCTTTCGCAAGATCACCTACTTCCTCGATCGTCCGGATGTGATGGCGACCTACACCGTCACGCTGCGCGCCGATCGCGAAGCGTATCCGGTACTGCTCGCCAACGGCAACCTGATCGACAAGGGCGATTTGCCCGATGGCCGTCACTTCGCGATCTGGGACGACCCGTTCAAGAAGCCGAGCTACCTGTTCGCACTCGTCGCAGGCCGTCTGGTGTGCCGCGAAGCCCGCATCGTCGCTGGCGATGGCCGCGAAAAGCTGTTGCAGGTCTGGGTCCAGCCGCAAGACCTCGACAAGACCGAACACGCGATGGACTCGCTCATCAATTCCATTCGCTGGGATGAGACGCGCTTTGGCCGCGTGCTCGATCTCGACCGCTTCATGATCGTCGCCGTGAGCGACTTCAACATGGGCGCGATGGAAAACAAGGGCCTGAACATCTTCAACACGAAGTATGTGCTGGCCGATGCCGCCACCGCGACGGACGACGACTTCGGCAACATCGAAGCCGTGGTCGGCCACGAGTATTTCCATAACTGGACCGGCAACCGCGTGACCTGCCGCGACTGGTTCCAGTTGAGTCTCAAGGAAGGCCTGACGGTGTTCCGCGATCAGGAATTCTCGGCCGACATGATGGGCTCGGACTCGGGCCGTGCGGTCAAGCGTATCGACGACGTGCGCGTGCTGCGTCAGGCGCAGTTCCCCGAGGACGCGGGCCCGATGGCTCACCCGGTGCGCCCCGAGAGCTACGTCGAGATCAACAACTTCTACACCGTCACCGTCTACGAGAAAGGCGCCGAAGTCGTGCGCATGTATCAGACGCTGCTCGGCCGCGACGGCTTCCGCAAGGGCATGGACCTGTACTTCGAGCGTCACGACGGTCAAGCCGTGACGTGCGACGACTTCCGCGCCGCGATGGCCGACGCCAATCAGCGCGACCTGACGCAATTCGGCCGCTGGTACAGCCAGGCCGGCACGCCGCGCGTGACGGTCGATGCCACTTTTGACGAAGCCGCACGCACCTACACGCTCACGCTCACGCAACGCTGCCCGAAGGTCGGCGTGGAGCTGCACGACAGCGCGCTCGTCAAACAGCCGTTCCATATTCCGTTTGCCGTGGGCCTGCTCGATCGCGACGGTCGCGACATGGCGCTGCGTCTGGCGGGTGAATCGACGGACGCCCCGGCAGCCACCACGCGCGTGCTCGACTTCACGCAGGAGCGTCAGAGCTTCACGTTCGTGGACGTCGATCACACGCCGATGCCCTCGTTGCTGCGCGGTTTCTCCGCGCCGGTCATCGTGGAGCACGAATACACCATCGACGAACTCGCGTTCCTGATGGGGCACGACAGCGATCCGTTCAACCGTTGGGAAGCGGGCCAGCGTCTCGCCACGCGTCAGTTGCTGGCATTGGTCGAATCGATTCAGATGGGCCAACTGCCGAGCGTGGACAGCTACGTGCTCGAAGCCTTCCGTCAGGTGTTGCGCGACGAAACGCTCGATCCGGCATTCCGCGCGCAGGCCCTTACGTTGCCGGCCGAGTCGTACCTCGGCGAGCAGATGAGCGAGATCGACCCGGCCGCGATTCATGCGGCGCGTCAGTATCTGCGTCAGCGTCTGGCCGCCTCGCTGCATACCGAGTGGCTGGCCGCGTATCACAACCACCGCGTGCCGGGTGCCTATCGCCCGGATGCCGCATCGGCTGGCGAACGCGCGCTCAAGAACCTCGCGCTGTCGTACTTGATGGAACTGTCGGACGCCGGCGTGGCGCAAACCGCCCGCACGCAATACGACACCGCCGACAACATGACAGACCGTTTCGCCGCCCTCACGGCGCTCGTGCAACGTGGCGGTGCCGCGCGTGACGGCGATGCGGCGCATGGTCAGAATCACGCCGCCGAGGCACTCGACGACTTCTATCAGCGCTTTGAACACGAAGCGCTGGCCATCGACAAATGGTTTGCCTTGCAGGCCATGCAACGCGGCGACGGCAGTCATTGCGTGATCGATGCGGTGCGCGCGCTGATGCGTCACCCGGCGTTCACGATCAAGAACCCGAACCGCGCACGCTCGCTGATTTTCAGCTTCTGTAGCGGCAACCCGGCGCAGTTCCACGCTGCCGACGGCTCGGGCTATCAGTACTGGGCGGAACAAGTGCTCTCGCTCGACGCCCTGAACCCGCAAGTCGCTGCACGCCTCGCACGCGTGCTCGACCGCTGGCGCAAGTACACGCCGACGCTGCGTGACCGCATGCGCGATGCGTTGCAACAAGTCGCGGACCACAAAGCACTGTCGAAAGACGTGCGCGAAATCGTGGAGAAGGCGCTGGCCTGA
- the xdhC gene encoding xanthine dehydrogenase accessory protein XdhC, producing MHRWVDAAHKLLARGEAAVLVTIARVEGSAPREAGTHLLVTREHVWETIGGGHLEWRAMEVARQLLKQYGQQGGRHVERFALGPSLGQCCGGAVTLAFEVLTLTDLAWVSALHKRLSAGESSLRSVAFGAPGANAVASQQQGGPVLLTELDASEPLAHPHTLTRDADDAACAFWQGSDGWLWLSERLAPSDFHIVLFGAGHVGQAIVQVLATLPCRVTWADERHETFPDTVPPNTTVESTDTPESVVAEAPPGAFFLVMTHNHALDQRLCEEIFKRDDFAYFGLIGSMTKRRQFEHRLRDRGVPPERFEQMICPIGVAGITGKAPATIAIAVAAQLLRVREQQMHLSAPAGTTAGAAGSHGDAPATAPDRAGAPI from the coding sequence ATGCATCGCTGGGTCGACGCCGCCCACAAACTGCTCGCGCGCGGTGAAGCCGCCGTATTGGTCACGATCGCGCGCGTCGAAGGCTCGGCGCCGCGCGAAGCGGGCACGCATTTGCTCGTGACCCGCGAGCACGTGTGGGAAACCATCGGCGGCGGCCATCTGGAATGGCGCGCGATGGAAGTCGCGCGTCAACTGCTCAAACAGTACGGGCAACAGGGCGGGCGGCACGTCGAGCGTTTTGCGCTGGGCCCGAGTCTGGGCCAGTGCTGCGGCGGCGCCGTCACGCTCGCCTTTGAAGTGCTGACACTCACCGATCTGGCGTGGGTCAGCGCCTTGCATAAGCGGCTGAGCGCAGGCGAATCCAGCCTGCGCAGTGTGGCCTTCGGCGCCCCCGGTGCCAACGCCGTGGCCAGCCAGCAGCAAGGCGGCCCGGTGTTGCTGACCGAACTCGATGCGAGCGAACCGCTGGCCCATCCGCACACGCTGACACGCGACGCCGATGACGCCGCCTGCGCTTTCTGGCAAGGCAGCGACGGCTGGTTGTGGCTGAGCGAGCGACTCGCACCGAGCGACTTCCATATCGTGCTGTTCGGGGCCGGTCACGTCGGTCAGGCCATCGTGCAAGTGCTCGCGACGTTGCCCTGCCGCGTGACGTGGGCCGACGAGCGCCACGAGACGTTTCCCGACACCGTACCGCCCAATACCACGGTCGAATCCACCGACACCCCCGAGTCCGTCGTGGCCGAAGCGCCGCCGGGCGCATTCTTCCTCGTGATGACGCACAACCATGCGCTCGACCAGCGGCTGTGCGAAGAAATCTTCAAGCGTGACGATTTTGCCTACTTCGGGCTGATCGGCTCCATGACCAAGCGCCGCCAGTTCGAGCACCGGCTGCGCGACCGGGGCGTGCCGCCGGAGCGTTTCGAGCAGATGATCTGCCCGATTGGCGTGGCGGGTATCACCGGCAAGGCCCCGGCAACGATTGCCATCGCCGTCGCCGCACAGTTGCTGCGGGTGCGCGAACAACAAATGCATCTGAGTGCGCCAGCGGGCACGACGGCCGGTGCTGCCGGCAGCCACGGCGACGCCCCTGCCACGGCGCCCGATCGCGCCGGTGCGCCGATCTGA
- a CDS encoding type III secretion system chaperone family protein, with protein MAALSRLARDLHADGPPEPRSLCVTDADGQTWHVDTVAGHDRLVIHTSLPLPAASLDSAARDCLLHLNAEIQTMGSVWLAMHRPTDTVRLFDSFGPHEATPEQLSKRVARLADMRSQIHRTMCDVSESVPNRTLHLLNT; from the coding sequence ATGGCAGCGTTGTCCCGGCTGGCCCGCGATCTTCATGCCGACGGCCCCCCCGAACCTCGCTCCCTCTGCGTGACCGATGCCGACGGACAGACGTGGCACGTCGACACCGTTGCGGGGCACGACCGGCTGGTCATTCACACGTCGCTGCCCCTGCCCGCCGCCTCACTCGACAGCGCCGCCAGAGACTGCCTCCTTCACCTGAATGCAGAGATTCAGACGATGGGAAGCGTTTGGCTTGCCATGCACCGCCCGACCGATACGGTGCGTCTGTTCGACTCATTCGGCCCACACGAGGCGACGCCGGAGCAATTGTCCAAGCGTGTCGCCCGCCTCGCAGACATGCGATCGCAAATCCATCGCACGATGTGCGACGTCAGCGAATCCGTGCCGAACCGCACCCTCCACTTGCTTAACACCTGA
- a CDS encoding NCS2 family permease: MDSSLSPPAGSAAPEAAHDTTRVAGAQPASALDRYFGITALGSTFRTEVIAGITTFLAAMYIIVVNPAILSKTGMAFPAALTATVLISFFGSCAMGLYARNPVLVAPGMGLNALFAFTMVHGVGMPWQTALGCVFWSGILFALLAALNVRRFVVDAIPANLRYAISCGIGLFITVIGLVNAKLVVSDPVTVVRLAHLSPPTVTFLIGLALTTVLVARRVNGALMIGIVVTTLMAIPIGRFWGDGTAYFPKEIATATLVNFHGFFAAPDFSGIGQLDLLGALKVAYLPFIFVMLFTAFFDTLSTFMSIAEAGNMKDRDGNPRNMRQAMIVDSFSVLISGPLGTSPANAYIESAAGIAQGGRTGLTAVVCALMFLPFLFLSPMLSLVPAIATAPALILVGVFMMESVARIEWHRMDEAIPSFIALVMIPISYSITDGIAYSFLAFVVLKLFTGRAKEIKPAMWIVAALAVLLLTQM, from the coding sequence ATGGACTCATCGCTCAGCCCCCCGGCAGGCAGCGCCGCGCCCGAAGCGGCACACGACACCACGCGCGTGGCGGGCGCGCAGCCTGCATCGGCACTCGATCGTTATTTCGGTATCACGGCACTCGGATCGACGTTCCGTACGGAAGTGATAGCGGGTATCACCACCTTCCTCGCGGCGATGTACATCATCGTCGTGAACCCGGCCATTCTGTCGAAGACCGGCATGGCGTTCCCGGCCGCGCTGACCGCCACCGTGCTCATCAGCTTCTTCGGCAGCTGCGCCATGGGCCTGTACGCCCGTAACCCGGTCCTCGTCGCCCCCGGCATGGGCCTCAACGCCCTGTTCGCCTTCACCATGGTGCATGGCGTCGGCATGCCGTGGCAGACCGCGCTGGGCTGCGTGTTCTGGTCGGGCATTCTGTTCGCGCTGCTCGCGGCACTGAACGTGCGACGCTTCGTCGTCGATGCCATTCCGGCCAACCTGCGCTATGCGATCTCGTGCGGTATCGGCCTGTTCATCACCGTGATCGGGCTGGTCAACGCCAAGCTCGTGGTGAGCGACCCGGTCACCGTTGTGCGTCTCGCGCATCTGTCGCCGCCGACCGTCACCTTCCTGATCGGGCTGGCACTGACCACCGTGCTGGTCGCCCGCCGGGTTAACGGCGCGCTGATGATCGGTATCGTCGTCACCACCCTGATGGCCATTCCCATCGGCCGTTTCTGGGGCGATGGCACCGCGTACTTCCCCAAGGAAATCGCCACCGCCACGCTTGTGAACTTCCACGGCTTCTTCGCAGCCCCCGATTTCTCCGGCATCGGCCAGCTCGACCTGCTGGGTGCGCTGAAAGTCGCGTACCTGCCGTTCATCTTCGTGATGCTGTTCACCGCGTTCTTTGATACCCTCTCGACCTTCATGAGCATTGCCGAAGCCGGTAACATGAAGGATCGCGACGGCAATCCGCGCAACATGCGTCAGGCCATGATCGTCGATTCGTTCTCGGTGCTGATTTCCGGCCCGCTCGGTACGAGCCCGGCCAACGCCTACATCGAATCGGCCGCGGGCATTGCCCAAGGCGGACGCACGGGCCTGACGGCCGTCGTTTGCGCGTTGATGTTCCTGCCGTTCCTGTTCCTCTCGCCGATGCTCTCGCTGGTGCCCGCCATCGCGACTGCCCCGGCGTTGATTCTGGTCGGCGTGTTCATGATGGAATCCGTCGCCCGCATCGAATGGCACCGCATGGACGAGGCCATCCCGAGCTTCATCGCGCTCGTGATGATCCCGATTTCGTACTCCATTACCGACGGCATCGCTTACAGCTTCCTCGCTTTCGTCGTGCTCAAGTTGTTCACCGGGCGCGCCAAGGAAATCAAGCCGGCGATGTGGATCGTCGCCGCGCTGGCAGTGCTGCTGCTCACGCAAATGTAA
- a CDS encoding phosphodiester glycosidase family protein, with protein sequence MILVRVAGDARCFARVGMDDAFSDGPDMAYQRLAYVSVAWPQHQSRVLGGNAGLSSVDALANEAFGASNGTGGAVINGAFFNFQRRTDAGHPEHAPIGALRASGRCSDGLPLPAAYLDDYVGVRFDDGSHLETAPMLSARGNAAFTRERLAGDAYHLPPDFSFASACIHPGELQHAADPNPRAAISLPMAFQRNNVRLVVGMANGRGSTCRSGYSLPAWAGVMARIDRLDALPHQSVNLDGGNSIALVISDGEGRRYRIGQPQEDRHIASAIAFVRYATQVGPSCRSGGG encoded by the coding sequence ATGATTCTCGTCAGGGTCGCGGGCGATGCGCGATGCTTTGCCCGCGTGGGGATGGACGACGCGTTTTCCGACGGGCCGGATATGGCGTACCAGCGACTGGCCTATGTATCGGTGGCGTGGCCTCAGCATCAGAGCCGGGTGCTGGGCGGTAATGCCGGGCTCAGTAGCGTAGATGCGCTCGCCAACGAGGCCTTTGGGGCATCGAACGGCACCGGCGGTGCGGTGATCAACGGGGCTTTTTTCAATTTCCAGCGACGCACCGATGCCGGGCACCCGGAACATGCGCCAATCGGCGCGCTGCGCGCATCCGGGCGGTGCAGCGACGGACTGCCGTTACCGGCGGCGTATCTGGACGACTACGTGGGGGTGCGATTCGACGACGGCTCGCATCTCGAGACGGCGCCCATGTTGTCTGCGCGCGGCAACGCCGCATTTACGCGCGAACGGCTCGCAGGCGACGCGTACCATCTCCCGCCCGATTTCTCATTCGCCTCGGCCTGTATCCACCCGGGAGAACTACAGCACGCTGCCGATCCCAACCCGCGGGCGGCGATCAGCCTGCCGATGGCATTCCAGCGCAATAACGTCAGGCTTGTCGTGGGCATGGCGAACGGACGTGGCAGTACCTGTCGCTCGGGTTATTCGCTGCCGGCGTGGGCCGGTGTCATGGCGCGCATCGATCGTCTGGATGCATTGCCCCATCAGTCGGTCAATCTGGATGGCGGCAATTCGATTGCGCTGGTGATCAGCGACGGCGAGGGGCGTCGATACCGCATCGGTCAGCCGCAGGAGGACCGGCATATCGCCAGCGCGATTGCGTTTGTGCGCTATGCCACGCAGGTAGGTCCGTCATGCCGGTCTGGGGGCGGTTGA
- a CDS encoding TMEM165/GDT1 family protein → MSPFLISTGVVGLAEIGDKTQLLALVLAARFKKPVPIILGILVATLVNHGFAGALGEWLSTAISPSIMKWAVVTSFIGMAIWILIPDKVDDEDANTKRKLGVFASTVLTFFIAEMGDKTQIATVMLAARYQDFFGVVAGTTLGMMLANVPAVLVGHKFSGRLPTRAVHAVAAVIFLVLGIITLMQ, encoded by the coding sequence GTGTCCCCATTCCTCATCTCGACCGGCGTCGTCGGTCTCGCCGAAATCGGCGACAAAACCCAATTGCTGGCCCTCGTTCTCGCTGCGCGCTTTAAAAAGCCCGTGCCGATCATTCTTGGCATTCTCGTCGCCACGCTCGTCAATCACGGCTTTGCCGGTGCGCTCGGCGAATGGCTGTCGACCGCCATCAGCCCGTCGATCATGAAGTGGGCCGTCGTCACATCGTTCATCGGCATGGCGATCTGGATTCTGATTCCGGACAAGGTCGACGACGAAGACGCCAACACCAAGCGCAAGCTCGGCGTATTTGCCTCCACCGTGCTCACGTTTTTCATCGCCGAAATGGGCGACAAGACGCAGATCGCCACGGTGATGCTCGCCGCACGCTATCAGGACTTCTTCGGCGTCGTCGCCGGCACCACGCTCGGCATGATGCTCGCCAACGTGCCCGCCGTACTGGTCGGTCACAAGTTCTCGGGACGCCTGCCCACGCGCGCCGTCCATGCGGTGGCCGCCGTCATCTTCCTGGTGCTCGGCATCATCACGCTGATGCAGTAA
- a CDS encoding DUF4136 domain-containing protein yields MWKRWGMATLVAASAMLAGCASTVTSQVTAFGDSPGFDGPRTYALTRTPEQQNNQEHATYEQWLRNRLAGDGFAEQSPSSAHYLVGMSYGISQQMMRVAEPAYDPMFARGPWGPWGRPWGWYGYPYGGAMPAYIERDYPYALKGLQLRFTDRASGKEVYRVSAETSDGGTSLASTMPYLIDAALKQLPFPSGRTVNVEQKVGQ; encoded by the coding sequence ATGTGGAAAAGATGGGGAATGGCGACGCTGGTCGCTGCCAGCGCCATGCTGGCCGGCTGTGCCAGCACGGTCACGAGCCAGGTGACCGCGTTTGGCGACTCGCCGGGCTTTGATGGGCCGCGCACCTACGCGCTCACCCGTACCCCGGAGCAGCAGAACAATCAGGAGCACGCGACCTACGAGCAGTGGCTGCGTAACCGGCTGGCCGGTGACGGTTTCGCCGAGCAAAGCCCGTCGTCGGCGCACTATCTGGTGGGGATGAGCTACGGCATCAGTCAGCAGATGATGCGCGTGGCCGAGCCCGCTTACGACCCGATGTTCGCGCGGGGGCCGTGGGGCCCGTGGGGACGTCCGTGGGGTTGGTACGGTTATCCGTACGGGGGCGCGATGCCGGCCTACATCGAGCGCGACTATCCGTATGCGCTCAAGGGGCTGCAACTGCGCTTCACCGACCGGGCGAGCGGCAAGGAGGTGTATCGCGTGTCGGCCGAGACGAGCGATGGCGGCACGTCGCTGGCGTCCACCATGCCGTATCTGATCGATGCGGCGCTCAAGCAGTTGCCGTTCCCGAGCGGGCGCACGGTCAACGTGGAGCAGAAGGTCGGACAGTGA
- the guaD gene encoding guanine deaminase has protein sequence MSTTTQALRAVRAQLVYFTHDPARAYLDGTPGTVHHTDGIVAYENGRITAVGDYAKVAPTLPAGTPIDDLRDKIITPGFIDTHIHYPQTDMIASPAPGLLPWLEKYTFPTERRFENPEYAADVAQFFLDELLRGGTTTALVYCTVHPGSADAFFKASDARNLRMIAGKVMMDRNCPEFLRDTAESGGRDSETLIQRWHNHGRQMYALTPRFAPTSTEAQLGVCGELAQRYQDVFIQSHVAENTDEVEWVRSLFPGHRSYLDVYDHYKLLRRRAVYGHCIWLDDHDRRRMFETGTVAAHCPTSNQFLGSGLFDFASAEATRMPVTLATDVGGGSTFSMLQTMNEAHKVARLSGYHLTAERMFYLATEGAAHALDLHGTIGTLAVGAEADFVVLDPKATPLLARRSALAESLEELLFAFAMLGDDRAIATTYAAGKPVHRRAAH, from the coding sequence ATGTCCACCACGACCCAAGCCTTGCGCGCCGTACGCGCGCAACTGGTCTACTTCACGCACGACCCGGCACGCGCCTACCTCGACGGTACGCCCGGCACGGTGCATCACACCGACGGCATCGTCGCGTATGAAAACGGCCGCATCACCGCCGTGGGCGACTACGCCAAGGTGGCGCCCACGCTCCCCGCCGGCACGCCCATCGACGACCTGCGCGACAAGATCATCACGCCGGGCTTTATCGACACGCACATTCACTATCCGCAGACCGACATGATCGCGTCGCCTGCGCCCGGCCTGCTGCCCTGGCTCGAGAAGTACACGTTCCCGACCGAACGCCGCTTCGAAAACCCGGAATACGCGGCCGACGTCGCCCAGTTCTTCCTCGATGAACTGCTGCGTGGCGGCACGACCACGGCGCTCGTGTATTGCACGGTGCACCCGGGTTCGGCAGATGCCTTCTTCAAGGCCAGCGATGCGCGCAACCTGCGCATGATCGCCGGCAAGGTGATGATGGATCGCAACTGTCCGGAATTCCTGCGCGATACCGCTGAGAGCGGCGGCCGCGACAGCGAGACGTTGATCCAGCGCTGGCACAACCACGGCCGTCAGATGTACGCCCTGACGCCGCGTTTCGCGCCGACCTCGACCGAAGCCCAGCTCGGCGTATGCGGCGAACTGGCGCAGCGCTATCAGGACGTGTTCATCCAGAGCCACGTGGCTGAGAACACCGACGAAGTGGAATGGGTGCGCTCGCTGTTCCCGGGCCATCGCAGCTATCTCGATGTGTACGACCACTACAAGCTGCTGCGCCGGCGCGCCGTGTACGGCCATTGCATCTGGCTCGACGACCACGACCGCCGCCGCATGTTCGAGACCGGCACCGTCGCCGCGCATTGCCCGACGTCCAACCAGTTCCTCGGCAGCGGCTTGTTCGACTTCGCGTCCGCCGAAGCCACGCGCATGCCGGTGACGCTTGCCACCGACGTGGGCGGCGGCTCGACGTTCTCGATGCTGCAAACGATGAACGAGGCGCACAAGGTCGCGCGCCTGTCGGGCTATCACCTCACGGCCGAACGCATGTTCTATCTGGCCACCGAAGGCGCCGCACATGCGCTCGATCTGCACGGCACCATCGGGACGCTGGCAGTCGGGGCGGAAGCCGACTTCGTGGTGCTCGATCCGAAGGCGACGCCGTTGCTCGCCCGCCGTTCGGCACTGGCCGAGTCGCTCGAAGAGTTGCTGTTCGCGTTTGCGATGCTCGGCGACGACCGTGCCATCGCCACGACGTACGCCGCCGGCAAGCCGGTGCACCGACGCGCGGCGCACTGA
- a CDS encoding adenosine deaminase gives MPLTPEQAKTICAMPKAELHVHIEGTLEPELIFQLAERNGVKLPYANVEALRDAYAFTDLQSFLDIYYAGASVLLTEDDFCDMTRAYLARAAQDNIRHTEIFFDPQTHTARGVSIETVINGIERALAEAETQHGISSRMILCFLRHLSEEDALQTLETALPYFNSHGHRLIGVGLDSSEQGHPPAKFTRVFERCRALGLRIVAHAGEEGPPAYIYEALDTLQVERVDHGVRAIEDEALLERLAREKIALTVCPLSNVRLKVFEDMGQHTLHQLLKRGLAVTINSDDPAYFGGYLNENFLATFHALDMTMDDAYTLAQNSFEASFISDGEKHALISELAQFRAANAT, from the coding sequence ATGCCACTCACGCCAGAACAAGCCAAGACCATCTGTGCCATGCCCAAGGCCGAGCTGCATGTGCATATCGAAGGCACGCTGGAGCCCGAGCTGATTTTCCAACTGGCAGAACGCAATGGCGTCAAGCTGCCGTACGCCAACGTGGAGGCCTTGCGCGACGCGTACGCCTTCACCGATCTGCAATCGTTCCTCGACATCTATTACGCGGGCGCGAGCGTCCTGCTGACCGAGGACGATTTCTGCGACATGACGCGCGCGTACCTCGCGCGTGCCGCGCAAGACAACATCCGTCACACCGAAATCTTCTTCGACCCGCAGACACATACGGCACGCGGCGTTTCGATCGAGACGGTGATCAACGGCATCGAACGCGCGCTGGCCGAAGCCGAGACGCAGCACGGCATCTCCAGCCGCATGATTCTGTGTTTCCTGCGTCACTTGTCGGAAGAAGACGCGTTGCAGACGCTGGAAACCGCACTGCCGTACTTCAACAGCCACGGGCATCGTTTGATCGGTGTCGGGCTCGACTCCTCGGAACAGGGGCATCCGCCGGCCAAGTTCACACGCGTGTTCGAGCGCTGCCGGGCGCTGGGCTTGCGCATCGTCGCGCATGCCGGCGAAGAAGGCCCGCCCGCCTACATTTACGAAGCGCTGGACACCCTGCAAGTCGAGCGCGTCGATCACGGCGTGCGCGCCATCGAAGACGAAGCGTTGCTTGAGCGCCTCGCGCGCGAAAAGATCGCGTTGACCGTGTGTCCGCTGTCGAATGTGCGTTTGAAAGTGTTCGAGGATATGGGCCAGCACACCTTGCATCAGTTGTTGAAGCGAGGCTTGGCCGTGACGATCAATTCCGATGATCCGGCGTATTTCGGCGGTTATCTGAATGAAAACTTCCTCGCGACCTTCCATGCGCTCGATATGACAATGGACGATGCGTACACGCTGGCGCAAAACAGCTTTGAGGCGTCGTTCATCAGTGACGGCGAAAAACACGCGCTAATCAGCGAATTGGCGCAATTCCGCGCGGCCAACGCGACGTAA